Genomic window (Dyadobacter fanqingshengii):
GACCGCCGGTAACCCGGATTTGAAACAGGAATATCGCAATATATTCAACGTTCGTTATTCGCTTGCTGGTGCAGAAAGACCTTACAGTTTGAATGCAATGATTTTTGTAACACAGACCAACAATGCGATCGTTAATTCAACATTGATTGCGCAGGAGCCAACCGAAGTGGCTAACGGGATTATTTTGGAACGCGGTGCCAAATTTACGAAGCCTGTGAATGTGGATGGAAGCTGGAATGCAAGAACTTTCCTGGCCTATGGAAAACCGGTTGCGCCGCTGAAACTGAATGTGAACCTGACCACGGGCTTCAATTACGTTCGTTCGCCGGGTTTGATCAACAACACTTCCAATTTTTCCAACACTTACGCAGTTTCACAAGGTCTGGTTATCAGCAGTAATGTGAGCGAGAACCTTGATTTTACGGTGTCTTATTCAGGAAATTACAATATGGTCCGCAATACGATCCAGCCGAATTTGAACAATAATTATTATACGCAGGGAATCACAGGACGTGTCAACTGGATTTTTGGAAAAGGATTTGTGGTGCAAAGCGACATTAGCAACCAGTCTTACCGGGGCTTGGGAGAAGGTTATAACCAAAATTTCACCTTGTGGAATGCGAGCGTAGGGAAAAAATTCCTGAAAAACAATGCGGGTGAATTGAAACTGACTGTTTTTGATATACTAAAACAAAACAACAGCATTACCAGAAACGTAACAGAAACTTACGTGCAGGACGTTACCAACCGCGTGTTGACACAATATGCAATGCTGACATTCACTTACACATTGAGAAATTTTGGAAAAGCACCAGCTCCTGAAAACAACCGCCGCAGAGATTTTGAAGGGGGTGATATGCCTGGTGGTGGAAGAGGAGGCAGAGGGGACCGTGGCGGTTTTAACTAAGCAACCAATCCTGAATCGAACATTTCAGTACAAAGAAAAGCCCGGAGCGAGCATTCGTTCCGGGCTTTTCTTATAATGATATTTGAAAATCTATTTTTTGGAAGGAAAAGGAATGATCAGTTTTTCACCTCTTTCGGAGAAATCCCTTGTTCTGCCATTCGCTTTCATGAGCGCTTCTTTGGTAATACCATATTTGCCTGCAACAACCCTCAAAACATCACCCGGACCAACCGTATGCACCGCCTGAACCTGTATTTTAAGTTTCGTAACATCAGACTTTAATTCAGGACTGGACGAATTCAAGCCCTTTAATGTTTCCGTTTTTAAATTGTAGCGGGATGCAATAGTCGAAAAGCTTTCACCGCTTTTTACTGTATGTGTAATTTGTTCTCCACCCACGGAGGATGCCGAAATAGCGGGAGTTGTTTCTTTTTCGGCCTCTTTTGGTTTTTCTTTTGCCGGTTCAGCTGTTTTCTCAGCAGGTGTAGTTTCCAGCGCTTCGGCAGGTTCATCTGTGATCGGCTCGCCGACACTTTGTTCATCCAATGTCGAATCTACAACAACCGAGGTAAGCTCCTCGGAGTTGGAAGAACTGTCTGAAATGTATTCATACCCCACGTACAACATTGCTAATACCAAAAGAACCAACACCAGAAGCGTAACAATAGGGAGGTTGGACTTTTCGGTCGGACGGACATTTCTTTTTTTAGGGAATTCGTCTTCCATAGCCGGTTATTCGATGTTTTGTGGTGCAAATTAATTTTACGAAAATACTAAAGACCTTCTAACTTCCAAGGTGATTTCTCAATTCCTGATTCATCACCGCAACTTTTTCTTTTAAGCCTTCTTTGAACAAATCGAGCCGTTTTCCAACTTCCTGATTGCTGGCTCCAATAATCTGCGCAGCCAATATTCCGGCATTTCTGGCACCATCCAATGCAACCGTTGCAACCGGAACGCCCGATGGCATTTGCAAAATGGACAGCACCGAATCCCAGCCATCTATCGAATTACTTGAAAGAACGGGAACGCCTATAACGGGCAAGGAAGTGAGTGAAGCAACCATTCCCGGCAAATGCGCCGCGCCGCCCGCGCCGGCGATGATGACCTGTAATCCGCGGCTTCTGGCCGTTGAGGCATATTCCAGCATGCGTTCGGGAGTCCGGTGTGCGGAAACGATCTCCATTTCGAAGTCGATCCCAAGCTCGGAAAGTGCGTCAGCTGCTTGCTGCATGATTTTCCGGTCCGACAGGCTTCCCATTATGATTCCAACCATTACTATAACGAAGATTACTTACTGATTACTCTAATATTCTGCTTAACAAAATCAACCTTTCTCTTTAAAGACGCGATATCGGCATCCATAATGGTAATGTGGCCCATTTTTCTGAATGATTTTGTAATGGCCTTCCAGTAAAGGAACGGGAAAACCTGTTCAGTAGCCAACAATTTCTCCATTCCTTCATAAATAGCCGGGCCCTCGTAGCCTTCTTCACCCAGCAAATTCACCATAGCAGATGGTCCGTAAGCGTGCGTGCTGCCAAGCGGCAAATCCAGAATGGCCCGCCAGTGCTGCTCGTATTGGGAAGTTGCATTGGCACGTATGGTGTGGTGCCCGCTGTTATGCGGTCGTGGTGCCACTTCGTTAATGAGGATTTCGCCGTCCGCTGTCATAAAAAGCTCCACCGCCAGAAGACCGACGATCTGGAAAGCTTCCGCGGTTTGTTTTGCTATTTCCTGCGCTCTTTCTTCAACCGATTTTTCAATTTCTGCGGGAGCAAAAAGATATTCCACAAGGTTTAATTCGGGATGAAAAACCATTTCCACGGTTGGGAACGTTGTAATTTCGCCCTTCACATTCCGCGCTACAATCACGGCCAGTTCCTTTTCGAAAGGCACTGCTTTTTCCAATAGTCCGGGCTGCTCGAAAGCCTTTTCAATGTCTGCTTCGGAAGTTAACCGCTGCACGCCGCGGCCGTCGTAACCGTCTTTTCCCAGCTTATGAAATGCTGGTAAAAAGGAGGCGTTTTTATAAACGTCTTCCCGGTTTTCTGTTAAAATAAAGTCCGCGGTAGGGAGGTTATTTTCTTTGTAAAACTGCTTCTGAACCCGTTTATCCTGGATCTGGCGGATTACAGATGGTTGCGGGAAGATCTTTTTTCCTTCCTTTTCCAGCGCCTCTAACGCATTAACATTCACTTTTTCGATTTCTATTGTGATCACATCCAGGTCTTTACCGAAATTATAAACCGTGTCATAATCCTGTAAAGAGCCTTGTTGGAAGTGAGGGGCAATTTGTCTGCATGGAGCCTCTGCGTCGGGGTCAAGGACATGGATGTCCAGATTCCAGTCCACAGCGGCTTGCAAAAGCATAAGTCCTAGTTGGCCGCCGCCAAGAATTCCTATTCGCGATGAAAGCATTTAAAAGTTTCGGTAGTGTCACACAAAATTGGTGTAAAAACCGCTAACATAAAACTGAACGGGGATGTTTTGGTGAGAATTCTGCTTCCTATTGTCTTATCATTTCAAAAACCTGATCAAGGCGATCTCCACCAGCAGGAAGAAAAGGGCGGCGTATAGGAAATATTTCCAGAGGTTGGTTCCCATGTTTTGTTGCTGGAATGCTGTTGAGAACGCGTCGTCGTCGATGCGGTCGAAAACTTGGATGTTCTTTTGGCCTGCGAAAATGGTCCTGAGCTCGTCGGGGGAATAGTATTGCAGTTTTGATTCTGCGTTGTTGTGATTCAATGCGATGATCTGCTCTACTTTGTTGTCTTTTAGTAATTCAAAATAACCAGCATCCAGCCCTTCGCCCAGCTGATCACCTTGCGGGATTTCCAGTAAAAGCTGGTTTCCGGCGATGCGTTGCACTGGAATGACCTCCGTTTTATTTCTTCTTAATTTATAAACGGTGTTGGGTTGCGCCTTTTCCACATTCAGACTAATCGGATTCTCGTCAAACTTGAAAGAAGTGCGTTGCGCGCGCACGCTGGATGCGGCGATTTTGTACATGATCGGCACGAAAATAGCATGCTGGGCAATGTTTCCGTATTCAGGATTTAATGGCGCTGCGAAGAGATAGAGCTTCCCTGTGCCAGATGTAACCTGGTTCAGATAAGTCTGGCCGTTACGCAATGCCAGCACCATTTGCCCGGCGTTTGCCCAGCTCCAAACGGGTGAAGCGGAGGGCAAATTCAGATTCAACTCCTGCCGCACAGATTCTTCAAAAACATCGCTGAAAAACGGATTGTTGCGATCCGGCGCAGCAAACGCAACTGGCGCGGGATCGCCATTCTGTGTGGCAGCGAGACCATTAACGCCAAGCCGCGCAAGGAAGCCGTTATAACTTTCGGTGTTGGGAGCGGCTGGTGGGATCACCGTTATGCTGCCGCCGTTCCGAATGAGCTCCTGCAAATCCTGCGGTAAAGAACCAGAAAGTGCTGTAACACCCTCTAAAACAACCAAATCAGTTTTTTTTATCAAACCCGGGTCAACATTATTGGCACTGTAACTTTGGAGCGAAAACAGGCTGTCATTGGCATAGACATTTTCAATGTAATTCCCCGTTGACTTTTGCCCATAAATGTGCAGCACGCGAATCAATGGTGAAGCATTGAGGACGAAATAATAATTGTTATCGAATGTTACGGGGAAATCGTCAAATGTAATCTGTCCTTTTTTGTAGCCTTTCCCTTTCAGATTAAAATTGAATTTCGCTGTCGCGCTGCCGTTCGCAGGCACATTCACGGAGGCTGTTGAAGCTTGCGTATTGTCGAGATTCAGCTTCAAAACAACATTCCGGGCTGCTTCGGAGCCGGAATTGCTGACTTTTACGAAGAGAATGTTATTCTGCAACTCACGGATAAAAGGTGTGTTGAGCCATGCGGAATCTACGAAAACATTCTTCTCCGCAGCAGCCTGAACGGGCACCAGGAAAAGTTGATTGGTCGTATCTGTTTTAAGCCCGGAGAGATTTCCGGAAGTGCTTTTTTGAAAATCTGAAAACCAGAAAAGCTGATTTTTACCCGGATGCTGATGCCGGGCCATGAGGTTCTCCTGTCTTTTATAAACCTGCTCAAATGTGCGCGGTGTATTTGATAAACCAATGGTTGTCAGCCTATCGCGTAATTTTTCCGAAGCATATAAGCCCTGTTCCTGGGCCGAAAAATCATTGGTAACGAGTTGAAGGGAAGTTGCGTTTCTGAAAAGTCCCAATAATTCGCTCAAACGCGCGGTTGCAATATCAAGATAGCGTTTGTTGTTGAGCTCGCTTTCCATGCTCAGCGAGTTATCCAGGTATAAGCTGGTAATGCCTTTCCGGTCTACGGCGAAATTGTTTTTTGCAGGTAAAAACGGCTGAGCGAATGCCAGCGCAAGGCAGATGATCGCCAAAACGCGCGCCGCTAGCACCAGCCAATGTTTAACCTGCCTTACCGACCGCGTTTTTGTTTCTACGGCTTTTAAAAATGCGACGTTGGTAAAATAGACTTTTTTGGTACGACGGAAATTAAATATATGAATCGCAATTGGAACCGAAACAGCCAGAAGACCCCACAAAAATGATGGAAAAAGGAAACCCATTTAGTTATGAATATTTTCGTGTTTCATGTTCAACGCAGTTAAGAAAGACAAATTACACTAAAATCTCATAACACTTTTTTATTTCAACAGCTTTCTGATATGTAGGCAGCTTTTTTCTAACTTTGCACTTCGTTTTCCGACAGCAAAGTGACTTTCACAATGCGCGCAGGGATTTACAGATTTGTTAATTTAAACTGAATTATGGCCAAAGTTTCGGTGAATAAACACCAGCCCGTCTATCAGATGCCTACGAACCCGGCTGCGGTTCGTACAAAAAGATACGCTTTACCCACTAAAAAATACATTGCCCTTGCTATGCGTCACTTTTTTAAAACGCAGATGAAATGGGGATTGATACCATTGGCGCTGATCCTGATCAATGCCGTTCTGAACCTCACTGGCGTTTATCCAAATTTGTGGATTTACATTACGGTATTTGTCGGCGCGTTGCTATATGTGCTGTTTTGGCTGGTCCAGTTTACAGGCATTACGCAGCTTGCCCAATACAAGCCGATGTTTGAGAAGTTCGCTTACGAAATCGATAATCGTCAGATCCTGATGAAATTGAACCAGAAAGAGGGCAGTGTGATGAAATGGGAGCAGATATTAGACGCTTACAAGGATAAGGATGCTTATGTGCTGGTCATTTCAAAAGGCCAGTTTTTATATCTGCCTTTCAGCATTTTTACTTCTGAACACGATATCAAGGTTTTTGAGCGAATCATGAAGCAAAAAGAATTTTTGAAAGCGTAATATTCTGACAAAAATGAAAAATCCCGGTCTGAACAGATCGGGATTTTTTTGTGCTATTTCAATTGCGCCTGCTGGTGGTCCTTACCGAATTTCTTTTCTCCGGCCGTGATCGCAATGGGCAAATGATTGGGCGCCGGTGGGATAGGGCAATTATAGCCATCACTGTAAGCACAGTAGGGATTATATGCCTTGTTGAAGTCCAGCACCAGTTCGCCGTCTTTTATATCAGTGGTTTTGAGATCCAGATAGCGTCCTCCGCCATATGACTCGTCACCATTTGTTTTGTCTTTAAAGGGAATAAAAAGATAATCTTTATACTTCGCAAGTTGCTGTAAACTCAGACTTCTGTAAACGGTTAATGTCTGTTTTCTCCCGTTGATGCGAAATTTAACTCTGCCATATTTGACATAAGTCTTATTTACACCGCTATAGGTGGGCATTTCAAAAGATTGACCCCGGCTTTTTTCAAACTTTGCCACAACCCGGTAAGTTGAATCGGGCTCATAGAATTGTAAAAACGGTAAATCGGCTTGTTTTAAGGGGGAGTTAGCTGAACTCAGAAATTCATCTTTGTATTTTTTTCTGTATTTATCAGTCTCCTTCTTAAAATCCTGCGCACCAGCCAGTGAAACTGTAATCAGCAATAACCCGAGTGTGTTTAAAACGCTTTTCATACTTGGTAAAAGTAAATCCGGTAAAAAATTACCGGATTTTATTAAAAAATATCCAGAAAGCCTAGACACTTAAAATACTGTGCCTAATTAGCTTTAACAACTTTGATTTTCGACTCGTCGATGTTATAAGCTTTTACAACCGCATTATAGTCGCTGTAATCCACTTGTCCGGCTGTGCGTGCGGCAAAATCGGCAGGGATAATCACTACGCGAAAATCCTGATCCCTGGTGTAATCTGCGATTACAGTGTTCAGATTAACAGTTCCGTCCAGGAAGATCGAAAAATCCTGAGCCGTGCGGTCTGTATTATAAGTTAGGATGCCGTTGTCAAGAAATGCAGTCTGTGGAAGCAGTCTGTATGTTTTCAATGTTGTTCCGTTCACATCTTCTGTTCCCCAGTTAATATACACCAGCACGGCATCCGATTCAAGCACGTCTACACCAAGCTTTGCATCCGCGAACGTGAGGCCATACTGAAAATCATCTGCGGCAAGAAAGTCCACACCCACCAGATCGAACGTGGTTCCCACCAGCGCGTCACCCTGCGGTCCTTGTGGTCCTTCGGGCCCTTTGCAACCCTGGAATGCAACAATTACGGCCAGCAGGAGAGGCATTATTATCTTTTTCATGATTTAATAGATTAAGTTGAATTATGGTTTTGTAATATGGTTTTTAGATTGCAGCGCAATAATAAAGTTTAATCCCCGATCAGCCATTAACAATCCTTAACTAAAAGAGCTGGTGGCGGATAAAGAATGCGCATAGTCTGGAACATGGAAAAGAGGCCATTTATTGCGCGGTATATTAATTTAATAATTTGCGTAAATCAGCGATGCTTGTTACTTTTCGTTGAAACGATCCAATTAAGATGGATTTAAATTTAACTCTAAAACACATTTGATATGATTAACCGTAAAGCAACAGCCGTTTGGAAAGGAACCGGTAAAGAAGGAACAGGGACCGTAAGCACGCAAAGTACTGTGTTGGAGAATACCCAATATTCGTTCAACACCCGTTTCGCTGAGGGCAAAGGAACCAATCCTGAGGAGCTGATCGCAGCCGCTCACGCAAGCTGTTTTGCTATGAAACTTAGCTTTGAGCTCAATGCCGCTGGTTTTACAGCAGACGAACTGAATGCAACTGCAACTGTAACATTGGATCCTGCAAAAGGACAGGTTACAAAAAGTGCGATTGACTTGAAAGCAAAAGTTCCAGGCGTTGATACAGATCAATTTGCGCAAATTGCAGATAAGGCGAAAAAAGAATGCCCGATTTCCCAATTGCTGAATGCGGAAATTACATTGAATGCAGAATTGGTTTCAGAATAACCATGTCTGATCTGGTTACCGGGCATCAAGATTACCAGCCCGGTAACTAATTTAATTCTCCATCTATAAAAAGGTCGCTGGATATTCTGTCCGCAAAAAGCTTCCCCGAGTCAGTCAGATACCAGTTATCCGCATCTTCCCTGATCCAGTTCTTCTCAGTCATTTTTTCAAGGTCTGCATGATGCGTTGAAAGAAAGGATCTTCCAGACAACATTTCCAGTTTTTCTTTATTCACGCCCCATTTCGTGCGAAGGCCGGTTAGCAAATATTCATTGGTCTGATCCGCTGGGGATAGCGTTTCCAAAGTTGCAGGAATGATCTGATTTTGAATGGCTTCAAGATAACGGGCGTTGTTGGAAACATTGTATTCCCGGCTGACGCCATTGTACGAATGCGCACTCGGGCCAACACCTAAATACGGCCTTTGTTTCCAATACGAGCTGTTATGCATGCTGTAATGGCCGTTTCTGGCAAAATTCGAGATCTCGTATTGTTCATAACCATTTTCAGCCAATGTTTTCACGAGCATTTCAAATTGCTGCGCCGCATATTCTTCGTCAATAGGCTGGATCTTCTTCTTTTTAAGCCAGCTTCCAAATGCAGTTTGCGGCTCGATGGTGAGACAATAAGCAGAAATGTGCGCAATGTCCAGCGAAAATGCTTTTTGCATATCCTGCAATAAAATGCCGTGATCGGGGGCAGGAATTGCATAAATGAGATCGATGGAAATGTTCTTGATGCCAATTTCCTGTGCAGTTCTCACGCAATGTTCTCCTTCGTGAGCGGAATGAATCCTGTTCAGGAATTTCAAATGTGGTTCGTGAAAGGATTGTATGCCAATACTCAGCCTGTTTATCCCTGCATTGTAAAATTGCTGCAACTTCTCCCTTTGCAGATCGTCAGGATTGGCTTCAAGCGTTATTTCTGCGTTAGAAGCGACTGTAAAATGTCGATTGATCGTATTAAGCAACAGATGCAATTCCTCTTCGTCCAGCAACGAAGGCGTGCCGCCGCCGAAATAAATGGTTTCAATATCCGCTTTGGGCAGGTAATCTTTCCTTAGGATGATCTCATTGGCAATCGCCTCAACGACAGCGCGTTTGTTGGACGTATTCGTGCTGAAATGAAAGTCGCAATAATGGCAAGCCTGTCTGCAAAAGGGAATATGAAGGTATAAATGCATTATTTGGAATTTTTCTGCCACTCCCAGCCGATCTTGACACCAGCCCACAAATTGTCTTTCGGTGCCCCATTGTAGTAACGGTTACCAAATGCATTCAGGTCATAACCAAGACTGTAAATGCCAGCGTTCACTTTTTCGGCGGATGCCGACAGTTCGCTGTAAAAATGTTGTCCCCAGCTTTTCTTCCAGCTTACACGTGCAATCCATTGATTATAAGGTGTGTTTTCAACCGTGTTGGCATCGTTCAAATAAAATGAGCTTCCGTGCTGGTAAGTAACGAACGCAGCAAAGCCATATCTGAAAAGGGCGTCTACGCCAGATGTTTGTGAAAATTTAGGGATGCCAGGAATTCTTTTGCCACTCAAATCCACGTCTGCTTGCTGAAAACTTTCGAAAGTATATTTTGTTGCGGTGCCTGTATTCCACAATTTAAGCATGACCGGAAGTTTAGGGTCAGATAAGATGTCATAAGCAATGGTCCATTCCAATCCATTCTGGCGTGTTTTACCTGCATTGATAAAAAACTCGGCGCCTGCTTCATTCGTGCGTCGAACAATGGTTTCACGCAATCCAAAATGATATAAACTAATTTCCCCGGTGATCACTTTGCCGGTTTTCCTGATTCCAAATTCCGTATTCATGCCTTTTTCTGCTTCCAAATCCCTGCGGAAGCCACCGGCAGACGGCCGCACTTCCTGCAATGTAGGAGGGGAGTAACCGCCACTGTATGACGCCACAACCGCCCAGTTCTTCGCTATAACCTTATTTGCCGCAAATCTTGGAACAAATATGCCGTCAAATTTGCGCTCCTCTTTGCTATATGGCAATGCGAAAAACCGTTCGTACTTGTATTTAAATGTATTGTAACTAGCGCCGACACTTAATGTAAGGTCTGTAAATACAACTGCTTCCAACTGGCTGAAAACGGAAAGGCTCGTGGTGCGAATGTCTTCCACGGTCTGTTGCTTGTCCGGCTTGCCGCCAATGTTGTCATAGTTGCGCTGCGCTGATTTGCCATATTGCCATTCGAATCCGGTTGTCCAGCTTGTTTTCACATTGCCGATCTGTGAGCGGTTTTGCCAGATATTCCTGCCGCCAATGCCATTCTCATCGCGTTTTTCATAGTTTGAAATAAACGGATTGGCAAAATCTGTAAATGTGAGATACAAAGCATTAGACTGCGTCCAGCTATCCGAGAGCTGCAATGTGTAATTGCCTCCTATTAATGCTAGTTTAGTGTAAATAGCAGCCTGCTGCGCCTCGCTCCCCGGCACCGTCGGGGTAGATTGTCTGGCCAGTTTCGGGTTGTTTTGATATTGTGCCAGGTTAATGCCGCCCGGCGTTTCATATTTCAAGTCCGAATACATGCCGAGAATGGATAATGTGCTTCGCTCACCCAATTTCGAGGAAGAAGTGAAGCGGATCGCATCCCTTACCATATTGCTGTGGTTTCGATATCCGTCCTGCTCGCTATGGCCATATTGTACAGAAATGTCACCAACCTGGATTGTCGAATTTCTGCTTTGAAAACCATATTTACCAAAACTCACACTTTGCTCGAAGCGGTTGGTGAAATCATTGTCTTGCTGGCTTTGCAGCAATACAACCCCGCCCGTTCCTGCTCCGTAAATGCTGCTTCCCGGGCCTTTGATCACCTCCATATTTTGAACAGCCCCATAATCCAGCGAATTCAGCGGCGTGTTTCCGCTCGCATCCGTGAAAGGGATCCCATTCCAGTAAAACTTGACATTACGCACCCCGAACGGCGAGCGGATGAGGCTTCCGCGGACGGAGAAACGGTAACTTCCTGGTGAGCGCTCTTCCATTTTAACGCCGGGAATTGTATTTACTGCATTAGCCCAGGTGTTAGTCGGAAACCTTTCCAGGGATCGTGACGTGATCAGTCCGACCGTTGCTGTGGTGGTAAGCGGGTCCGTTTTTGATTCGAAAGCATTCACAGTAACTTCTTCCAGTTCACGGACTTTCAGTGTATCACTTTGCGCTGCGGTTTTTCCCGGATTAACAAAAATTGATATCGATAATAAAAGGCTGGGAATGTAAAATTTGCGCATAAAGGTTGAGATGGCTATCAATAAAATACAAAGCTTAGTATTAAAAGGAATACCAGCAAGTGATATACCACCCATAACCTTTTACGCTAATATCAAGTTCAGGTTAGCAACACCGAATGAGCATAATTTTCTACAAACCAAATGCGTGGACGCGTATAGTGGTCTGGTAAGGTTTTTGTAGAATATGTTTTAGAATGACAAACCACCATTGATTAAAAAAGATTTAAAATTAAACACCCAGTTATGAAAAAGATCACTCTAATGGTTGCCACAATGCTGACCATGGGCATGCTGAGCCTAACAAGCTGCTCCGAAAAAACAAAAGACTCTGCTAACGAGACCGTTGAAGAGGCAAAAGAAGATATGGATGATAATGTATCAGAAGCGAAATCGGATATTAAAGAAGCAGGCGATGATTTTGAGGCGAAAGTGAAAGAGGATAAGGAATCATTGAAAGCGGATATCGATGAGGCTGTTGCAAAACTCGACAAAAAGATAGAAGATGCGGACGCCAAAATGGAAAAGGCCACTGACAAGGAAAAAGCGAAGTGGAGAGACCGCAAAAAAGAATTAACTGAGGAGAAAGAAGATCTGAAGGCTTCCTGGAAGAATGTTCAAGATGAAACCGCCGATAAGTGGGATTCATTCAAAGCAGAAACCAAGGAAAAGATCGCAAAAGCGAAAGCCGATATTAGGGATTAATTGTTTTTTATAAGGGTTACGAATTACAAAAATGCTCCCAATTGAGGAGCATTTTTGTTTTGTAACGGAATTACTTTCGGGGAAGGTGAATTTCCGTCATCATGCATCGGGCAGACCCTCCGCCATTTCCTTCAATCACACCCAGGTCCGTATGCAAAATGCGGGCATAATCAGTTAGCGCTTGCCGTTGGTGGCTGGTTAAAGAGTCATAGGCTTGGGTGGACATGACGAGGAACTTGTCAGATTTGTTGTTACGCACCATCAGCATATTGCCTGCAAAATGCCGCACCTGGTCAAATGTTATTTCAACAATGTATTTCTTGGTTTCTTCCAGTGCAGCCCGGACCATCTGGCGCTCGTCGGGATCTTTGATTGCTTCCAGGCAAACCACAGCGAAAACATCCCCGACACACATGATCACATTGGTGTGGTAAACGGGCTTGCCATTTTCATCCGAAGCCGAAAAAGCAACGATCTCATAACCCAAAGCCTCTGCAAACGCTTCCAAAACTTCGGGATGCGTACGCGGTGAAAGGCAGGCATAAGCGATTTTATAGCGACGGTCCAGCACCATGCTGCCGGTTCCTTCCAGGAATTTACCTTGTTCTTCAAAATAACTGAGGTCAATAATTTCCTCAATTTTGAAATCTTCTTTTAAGCGCTCTATAATGTCCAACCGGCGCTCGGCGCGGCGGTTTTCCGCCATCATAGGATATAGAACAACTTTCCCGCTTTGGTGAAAAGACACCCAATTGTTGGAAAAAACGGCATCCGGCCTTAGAATGTCTTCATTGTCATCAAAAACATGAAGATCCACACCCGCTTTTTTCAACTGATCGATCATCAGGTCAAATTCTTCCTTCGCCAAATCGCCGGCAGTTTCGTGCGTGCTAAGCGCAAACGATGGCTGCTGAAACTCGTTGCTTTCTGCGGTTTCTGCATTGAAGCCAAATCGCACCGGCCTGATCATCATGATCCGGGAGGTTGATTGGGGCTGAATCTGGGCGGATGAAGTGATAACGCGCATAGGAGTTTTTGGAAAAATGTCTAACGCAATTTACAACCGAAACGCCGCGAATACAATATAAACTTTACGGCGCAGCGACGCGCAAAATGGGCATACTCATGCAATGCGATCCGCCCCGCGCCCGGGAGAGCTCAGCGGATGGAAGGGTGATAAATGTGTCTGTTAATGTTTCAACGGACAGCTCATCGTCTTCAAGTTTCTG
Coding sequences:
- a CDS encoding LysM peptidoglycan-binding domain-containing protein, giving the protein MEDEFPKKRNVRPTEKSNLPIVTLLVLVLLVLAMLYVGYEYISDSSSNSEELTSVVVDSTLDEQSVGEPITDEPAEALETTPAEKTAEPAKEKPKEAEKETTPAISASSVGGEQITHTVKSGESFSTIASRYNLKTETLKGLNSSSPELKSDVTKLKIQVQAVHTVGPGDVLRVVAGKYGITKEALMKANGRTRDFSERGEKLIIPFPSKK
- the purE gene encoding 5-(carboxyamino)imidazole ribonucleotide mutase, giving the protein MVGIIMGSLSDRKIMQQAADALSELGIDFEMEIVSAHRTPERMLEYASTARSRGLQVIIAGAGGAAHLPGMVASLTSLPVIGVPVLSSNSIDGWDSVLSILQMPSGVPVATVALDGARNAGILAAQIIGASNQEVGKRLDLFKEGLKEKVAVMNQELRNHLGS
- a CDS encoding 5-(carboxyamino)imidazole ribonucleotide synthase, whose translation is MLSSRIGILGGGQLGLMLLQAAVDWNLDIHVLDPDAEAPCRQIAPHFQQGSLQDYDTVYNFGKDLDVITIEIEKVNVNALEALEKEGKKIFPQPSVIRQIQDKRVQKQFYKENNLPTADFILTENREDVYKNASFLPAFHKLGKDGYDGRGVQRLTSEADIEKAFEQPGLLEKAVPFEKELAVIVARNVKGEITTFPTVEMVFHPELNLVEYLFAPAEIEKSVEERAQEIAKQTAEAFQIVGLLAVELFMTADGEILINEVAPRPHNSGHHTIRANATSQYEQHWRAILDLPLGSTHAYGPSAMVNLLGEEGYEGPAIYEGMEKLLATEQVFPFLYWKAITKSFRKMGHITIMDADIASLKRKVDFVKQNIRVISK
- a CDS encoding BatA domain-containing protein, which codes for MGFLFPSFLWGLLAVSVPIAIHIFNFRRTKKVYFTNVAFLKAVETKTRSVRQVKHWLVLAARVLAIICLALAFAQPFLPAKNNFAVDRKGITSLYLDNSLSMESELNNKRYLDIATARLSELLGLFRNATSLQLVTNDFSAQEQGLYASEKLRDRLTTIGLSNTPRTFEQVYKRQENLMARHQHPGKNQLFWFSDFQKSTSGNLSGLKTDTTNQLFLVPVQAAAEKNVFVDSAWLNTPFIRELQNNILFVKVSNSGSEAARNVVLKLNLDNTQASTASVNVPANGSATAKFNFNLKGKGYKKGQITFDDFPVTFDNNYYFVLNASPLIRVLHIYGQKSTGNYIENVYANDSLFSLQSYSANNVDPGLIKKTDLVVLEGVTALSGSLPQDLQELIRNGGSITVIPPAAPNTESYNGFLARLGVNGLAATQNGDPAPVAFAAPDRNNPFFSDVFEESVRQELNLNLPSASPVWSWANAGQMVLALRNGQTYLNQVTSGTGKLYLFAAPLNPEYGNIAQHAIFVPIMYKIAASSVRAQRTSFKFDENPISLNVEKAQPNTVYKLRRNKTEVIPVQRIAGNQLLLEIPQGDQLGEGLDAGYFELLKDNKVEQIIALNHNNAESKLQYYSPDELRTIFAGQKNIQVFDRIDDDAFSTAFQQQNMGTNLWKYFLYAALFFLLVEIALIRFLK
- a CDS encoding YcxB family protein; the protein is MAKVSVNKHQPVYQMPTNPAAVRTKRYALPTKKYIALAMRHFFKTQMKWGLIPLALILINAVLNLTGVYPNLWIYITVFVGALLYVLFWLVQFTGITQLAQYKPMFEKFAYEIDNRQILMKLNQKEGSVMKWEQILDAYKDKDAYVLVISKGQFLYLPFSIFTSEHDIKVFERIMKQKEFLKA
- a CDS encoding DUF1684 domain-containing protein, which translates into the protein MKSVLNTLGLLLITVSLAGAQDFKKETDKYRKKYKDEFLSSANSPLKQADLPFLQFYEPDSTYRVVAKFEKSRGQSFEMPTYSGVNKTYVKYGRVKFRINGRKQTLTVYRSLSLQQLAKYKDYLFIPFKDKTNGDESYGGGRYLDLKTTDIKDGELVLDFNKAYNPYCAYSDGYNCPIPPAPNHLPIAITAGEKKFGKDHQQAQLK
- a CDS encoding OsmC family protein, with product MINRKATAVWKGTGKEGTGTVSTQSTVLENTQYSFNTRFAEGKGTNPEELIAAAHASCFAMKLSFELNAAGFTADELNATATVTLDPAKGQVTKSAIDLKAKVPGVDTDQFAQIADKAKKECPISQLLNAEITLNAELVSE